From the Daucus carota subsp. sativus chromosome 8, DH1 v3.0, whole genome shotgun sequence genome, one window contains:
- the LOC108197307 gene encoding protein NDL1 produces the protein MAESRDSVSVDMETIYLGGKEHIVRTGRGSVSVIVYGDPDKPALLTYPDIALNHMSCFQGLFFCPEAASLLLHNFCIYHISPPGHELGAAAICQEEPVPCVDDLADQILEVLNHFRLGAVMCMGAMAGAYILTLFAIKYRDRVLGLILVSPLCKAPSWTEWLCNKVMSNLLYFYGMSHMLKECLLYRYFCKELRGNAEVPESDIVQACRRLLDERQSGNVLRYLKAIDGRPDITEGLKRLRCRTLIFVGDSSPFHSEAVHMIAKLDRRYSALVEVQACGSMVTEEQPHAMLIPMEYFLMGYGMYRPSQLSGSPRSPLSPSCIAPELLSPESMGLKLKPIKTRVSAHNADR, from the exons ATGGCGGAGTCAAGAGATTCGGTTTCTGTTGATATGGAAACTATCTACCTTGGCGGAAAG GAGCATATTGTACGAACTGGCCGCGGCTCTGTGTCTGTTATTGTGTATGGAGACCCGGATAAACCTGCTTTGCTTACCTATCCTGATATAGCTCTTAATC ATATGTCGTGTTTCCAAGGATTATTCTTTTGTCCGGAAGCAGCTTCTTTGTTGCTTCACAATTTTTGCATCTACCATATTAGTCCTCCAGGGCACGAG TTGGGAGCTGCAGCAATATGTCAAGAAGAACCTGTTCCTTGTGTTGATGATTTAGCAGATCAAATCCTTGAAGTACTAAATCATTTTAG GCTTGGTGCAGTAATGTGCATGGGAGCAATGGCAGGAGCTTATATCCTCACCCTATTTGCC ATAAAGTACAGGGATCGGGTGCTTGGTTTAATACTTGTTTCCCCCTTATGTAAGGCACCTTCTTGGACGGAATGGTTATGTAACAAG GTGATGTCGAATCTGCTATATTTCTATGGAATGTCTCATATGTTAAAGGAGTGTCTGCTCTACCGGTACTTCTGCAAA GAACTTCGTGGTAATGCAGAAGTCCCAGAGTCCGATATAGTTCAAGCATGCAGAAGA TTGCTGGATGAGAGGCAGAGTGGAAATGTTTTGCGGTATCTTAAAGCAATTGATGG GAGACCAGACATTACTGAAGGATTAAAGAGGCTAAGATGTCGAACTCTCATCTTTGTGGGAGACAGTTCTCCTTTCCATTCAGAAGCTGTCCATATGATTGCAAAGCTGGATAGAAGATACAGTGCGCTAGTTGAG GTACAAGCCTGTGGATCAATGGTGACAGAAGAGCAGCCACATGCAATGTTGATTCCTATGGAGTATTTCCTTATGGGTTATGGCATGTACAGGCCAAGCCAACTCAGTGGCAGTCCCCGGAGCCCCCTAAGCCCATCATGCATTGCTCCAGAGCTTCTATCCCCCGAAAGCATGGGCTTGAAGCTGAAACCTATCAAGACCAGGGTATCTGCCCACAATGCAGACAGATAA